One part of the Helicobacter cetorum MIT 99-5656 genome encodes these proteins:
- a CDS encoding methyl-accepting chemotaxis protein: MFKDLNIGNKIILCVALIVVVCVSILGVSLNSKVKEILKENALHAMQDSLHIKVKEVQGVVRTVFTGMGIVRNMLTDDTKKETKIKLLKNFILANAHVAGISMFFKDREDLSVMLLQDADMIKVIENHELGNNSLVQKAMQTKELTRSLPYYKKMPNGREVYGVNILLPLLSESTQKAIGVLMIFVSIDSFSNEIAKTRSDLFLIGVKGKVLLSANKSLQDKSITEIYKNAPRATQEVISIQESGSRGLLEYFDPFSHKDNYLAVEAFNMLEKAGNARDSLNWAIALTMEKDKVYSQISSVRFVVIVASIIMVLALIVAITFLMRVIVSSRLEVVSRTLSNFFKLLNNQAQVSDIRLVEPKFNDELGRMQGVINKNILQTQKTMQEDRQAVQDTIKVVEVVKGGDFNARINANPASPDLKELRDALNGIMDYLQESVGSHMPSIFKVFESYSSLDFRGKIQNASGRVELVTNTLGLEIQKMLETSSNFAKDLATNSTNLKECVENLEKASNSQHASLMETSHVVENITTSIQSVSAQSEAMIEQGQDIKSIVEVIRDIADQTNLLALNAAIEAARAGEHGRGFAVVADEVRKLAERTQKSLSEIEANINILVQSISDTSESIKTQVKGVEEINTSIEALRQVTEGNLQIATDSLAISNEIDKVSNDILEDVNKKQF, encoded by the coding sequence TTGTTTAAAGATTTAAATATCGGTAATAAAATCATATTATGCGTTGCGTTAATTGTCGTTGTATGCGTTAGCATTCTAGGGGTCTCTTTAAATAGTAAGGTTAAAGAGATTTTAAAAGAAAATGCCTTGCACGCTATGCAAGATAGCTTACATATTAAAGTCAAGGAAGTTCAAGGGGTCGTTAGAACTGTCTTTACTGGCATGGGAATTGTAAGAAACATGCTTACTGATGATACTAAAAAAGAAACTAAAATCAAACTATTAAAAAATTTTATTTTGGCTAATGCCCATGTGGCTGGAATTAGCATGTTTTTTAAAGACAGAGAAGATTTAAGCGTGATGCTTTTGCAAGATGCGGATATGATTAAGGTTATTGAAAATCATGAATTAGGAAATAACTCTTTAGTGCAAAAAGCGATGCAAACCAAAGAGCTCACACGAAGCTTGCCTTACTATAAGAAAATGCCTAATGGTAGGGAAGTTTATGGGGTTAATATTCTTTTGCCCCTATTAAGCGAGAGTACTCAAAAAGCCATAGGGGTTTTAATGATTTTTGTTTCTATTGATAGCTTTAGTAACGAAATTGCTAAAACTAGAAGCGATTTATTCTTAATCGGTGTTAAAGGTAAAGTGTTATTAAGTGCAAATAAGAGTTTGCAAGACAAATCCATTACAGAAATTTACAAAAATGCCCCTAGGGCAACCCAAGAAGTGATTTCTATTCAAGAAAGTGGCTCTAGGGGATTATTGGAATATTTTGACCCCTTTAGCCATAAGGATAATTATTTAGCTGTTGAAGCCTTTAACATGCTTGAAAAGGCTGGAAACGCTAGAGATAGTCTTAATTGGGCGATTGCTCTTACAATGGAAAAAGACAAGGTTTATTCACAGATTAGTTCCGTGCGTTTTGTAGTGATTGTTGCTAGCATTATTATGGTTCTGGCTTTGATTGTGGCGATTACTTTCTTAATGCGTGTGATTGTAAGTAGTCGTTTGGAAGTGGTTTCTAGAACCTTGTCTAATTTCTTTAAATTATTAAACAATCAAGCTCAAGTTAGTGATATTAGGTTAGTTGAGCCTAAGTTTAATGATGAGTTAGGGCGTATGCAAGGCGTGATTAATAAAAATATTTTACAAACTCAAAAAACTATGCAAGAAGACAGACAAGCTGTCCAAGACACCATTAAGGTCGTAGAAGTGGTTAAGGGCGGAGATTTCAATGCAAGGATTAATGCTAATCCTGCAAGCCCTGATTTAAAAGAGCTAAGAGATGCATTAAATGGTATTATGGATTATCTCCAAGAAAGCGTGGGTTCTCATATGCCAAGTATCTTTAAAGTCTTTGAAAGTTATTCAAGCTTAGATTTTAGGGGTAAGATACAAAATGCAAGCGGAAGAGTGGAATTAGTAACCAATACCTTAGGATTAGAAATCCAAAAAATGTTAGAAACTTCATCTAATTTTGCGAAAGATTTAGCCACAAACAGCACAAATCTAAAAGAATGTGTAGAGAATTTAGAGAAGGCTTCAAACTCTCAACATGCGAGCTTAATGGAAACTTCACATGTAGTAGAGAATATTACAACTTCCATTCAAAGCGTGAGCGCTCAAAGTGAAGCCATGATTGAGCAAGGACAAGACATTAAGAGCATTGTGGAAGTGATACGAGACATTGCTGACCAAACCAATTTGCTTGCACTCAATGCCGCTATTGAAGCCGCACGAGCGGGCGAGCATGGTAGGGGCTTTGCGGTGGTAGCTGATGAAGTGCGAAAGCTTGCTGAAAGAACTCAAAAATCCTTGAGCGAAATTGAAGCCAATATCAACATCTTAGTTCAAAGCATTTCAGACACTTCTGAAAGCATTAAAACTCAAGTCAAAGGGGTGGAAGAAATCAACACTTCTATTGAAGCTCTAAGACAAGTTACTGAAGGCAATTTACAAATCGCTACGGATTCTTTAGCTATTAGTAATGAAATTGATAAAGTTTCTAATGATATTTTAGAAGATGTGAATAAAAAGCAGTTCTAA